In a genomic window of Zingiber officinale cultivar Zhangliang chromosome 9B, Zo_v1.1, whole genome shotgun sequence:
- the LOC122023124 gene encoding arabinogalactan protein 1-like: MASAFAVLRFCLMALLAVACSAQGPSPAPTRPPAAAPARPPAVAPVSPPPAPTMAPASSPPSVAPAAVPVSSPPAPPHSEGPSSTAGPPTEPPSSPPDNGAASAAISWISVAGAVWIAAAAL; this comes from the coding sequence ATGGCTTCCGCCTTCGCCGTCCTTCGCTTCTGCCTGATGGCGCTCCTCGCCGTGGCGTGCTCCGCCCAGGGACCCAGCCCCGCTCCTACTCGGCCTCCGGCCGCGGCACCCGCGAGGCCCCCGGCCGTCGCCCCCGTCTCCCCTCCCCCGGCCCCGACTATGGCGCCCGCCTCATCTCCGCCGTCCGTGGCCCCGGCCGCGGTTCCAGTCTCCTCCCCTCCCGCCCCTCCTCACTCCGAAGGGCCCTCCTCCACTGCCGGCCCGCCCACCGAGCCCCCCAGCTCACCTCCCGACAACGGCGCCGCCTCGGCTGCCATCAGCTGGATCTCCGTGGCCGGCGCGGTGTGGATCGCCGCCGCGGCGCTCTAG
- the LOC122023125 gene encoding putative pumilio homolog 8, chloroplastic: MGKRAEELDIDNLLDEIPHLRHRGVLDRPDGGGFRIADELPTSVLHGDGGGCIWSEGVPSSLAERSLPLEETLLLQNLRNVRLGADRNGPIDRSLPHANHHRVGCLFGYSLDSFGRDSLVNANGNASLPQIRQRYPGVVNLFGNPSFGTRELKIGQVSRPNTPFQGNDSGNFSQSGNGSYPISDMLFHSQMIRGEPFLVSGDQLVTMARKISKGGSIPRQLGGLHSPRNQRIVQGTITKCLSFMSKEQIYCLAKDQHGCRLLQQQLDEGKDQVDTIFNGIIERAVDLMVDSSANYLIQKLLGKCSEEQMMAILLMLSKDPANLIAISLNTHGTRTVQKLIETVKTKQHISLVISTLRLGFLDLIKDLNGSHVLQRCLESFTAEDNKFIFDGAVIYSVDIATHRHGCCVLQKCIREFTGKHQENLVAVIAANGFKLAQDPYGNYVVQAILELEKPFANAILASQFQGKYVELSTQKYSSNVVESCFLHFPKDFPATIISEFLAVPHFGQFLQHPYANYPIQRALEYSKGQPRMALEKAIRPLAATLKTNPHCRQIFSKLLSKKFV, translated from the exons ATGGGAAAGAGAGCGGAGGAGCTCGATATCGATAATCTATTGGATGAGATTCCCCATCTTCGTCATCGCGGTGTCCTCGATAGACCCGACGGTGGCGGTTTCCGCATCGCCGATGAGCTGCCGACGTCGGTCCTCCATGGGGATGGCGGCGGGTGTATCTGGTCTGAGGGGGTTCCGAGCTCGTTAGCGGAGCGTTCGCTTCCGTTGGAGGAGACCCTCCTGCTCCAGAACCTTCGCAATGTCCGTCTCGGCGCCGACCGAAACGGACCGATCGATCGTTCCCTGCCCCATGCCAACCATCACCGAGTCGGTTGTTTGTTTGGGTATTCGCTCGACTCTTTTGGACGGGATTCTTTGGTAAATGCGAATGGGAACGCGTCTCTGCCTCAAATCCGGCAGCGTTATCCTGGAGTTGTAAACTTGTTCGGGAATCCCTCTTTTGGAACAAGAGAGTTGAAAATTGGTCAAGTTTCGCGACCAAATACCCCTTTCCAGGGAAATGATTCTGGCAATTTTAGTCAATCTGGGAATGGGTCTTATCCAATATCTGATATGTTATTTCACTCACAGATGATTAGAGGAGAACCTTTCTTGGTTTCTGGCGATCAGCTAGTGACAATGGCACGGAAGATCTCTAAGGGAGGCTCAATTCCTCGGCAATTGGGGGGGCTTCATTCCCCAAGGAACCAAAGGATTGTTCAGGGAACCATTACAAAGTGTCTCAGCTTTATGAGTAAAGAACAAATATATTGCCTTGCTAAAGACCAGCACGGATGCCGGTTATTGCAGCAGCAGCTTGATGAAGGAAAGGATCAGGTTGATACAATTTTCAACGGCATCATTGAACGTGCAGTCGATCTCATGGTCGATTCCTCCGCAAACTATCTCATACAGAAACTACTCGGAAAATGCAGTGAAGAACAGATGATGGCGATCCTGCTCATGCTTAGCAAAGATCCTGCTAATCTTATAGCAATCTCCCTCAACACTCATGG AACAAGGACAGTGCAGAAATTAATAGAGACAGTGAAAACTAAGCAACATATTTCGTTGGTTATATCAACCCTTAGACTTGGGTTTCTCGATCTCATTAAGGACTTAAATGGCAGTCATGTCCTTCAACGTTGCTTGGAGAGTTTCACAGCTGAAGACAATAAG TTCATTTTCGATGGTGCTGTAATCTACAGTGTCGACATTGCTACTCATCGACATGGATGTTGTGTATTACAAAAATGTATACGAGAGTTCACCGGCAAACATCAGGAAAATTTGGTCGCAGTGATCGCTGCTAATGGTTTTAAACTTGCTCAAGATCCCTACGG AAACTACGTAGTCCAGGCGATTCTTGAATTGGAGAAGCCCTTTGCAAATGCTATTCTGGCATCTCAATTTCAAGGGAAATACGTGGAACTCTCCACGCAAAAGTACAGCAGCAATGTGGTGGAGAGTTGCTTCTTGCACTTCCCCAAAGACTTTCCGGCCACCATTATAAGTGAATTCCTTGCTGTTCCTCACTTCGGCCAGTTCCTGCAGCACCCGTATGCCAACTATCCGATCCAACGAGCTCTCGAATATTCAAAG GGTCAGCCTCGAATGGCACTAGAGAAAGCCATTCGTCCTTTGGCAGCAACCCTGAAAACCAACCCTCACTGCAGGCAGATATTCTCCAAACTGCTATCCAAGAAGTTTGTATGA